The segment TCCATTCTTGAGAGGCAAAAGCGTACTAATCTGTCAAAATTACTACAAACAAAGCAAGAAAATTTACGCTGAGCATTACCTGTTCTGTCCTGAATTCGCAAGCAGCGGAATCGCATCAAACTTACAAGCAGCACTCTTCTCTTGGGAAATAACCAGAGGATTAACTAAAACTTGCAGCACTGACTTCATGTTTGGCCTTTTAGCAGGTAGCCTGTTGGTACAGAGGATCCCAAGTTTGAATACTCTGCTCATCTCATCCAGATAGCAGGCTTCCTTGATTTCAGCATCCAAAGCATCAACTATCTGATTCTCATCTTGCAGAAATCGCCATGCCCATTTGGCTAGGCATGTGTCTTCATCACCATAGTTAGCTTGTCTCCCTGTTGTCAGCTCCAAAAGGACTACTCCAAAACTGTAAATGTCTGTCTTCTCATTCACTTTGGTTGTATGTGCATACTCTACATTTCCAGTTGGAAAAATTGAAGATTAGATAAACCCTTGCTCAACATGGGCAagtgattttaataattgagaGATTTATTATATGCATACAAGCAATGTTATGCGTACCTTCTTTTAAACTTATCCacttgtgaatatatatatatatatatatatatatatggttaaatgctattttatctttaatttaaaatcacttgatgacatacatcaaatatatacttatttgtgtactcaaaatgggtacacataaaGTTGGATATGATTCGAACTAGCTCAGtttaactcgattcaaatttatttgacttgaattcgaatcgaattcaaaaaagaaaattcaacttgttttaaaaatcaaactaaacttgagttaggCGATATTCTATTAATTCATAACTTGAATcattagttcaaatttatggttcAAATATGCTCGAATTCATTGTTTAATTTGGTGATTCGAATAAGTGgttttgtatattatttggataaaatgacatcgttttgttaatgaacCATAAATTCGAACCATTACATTCAAGgcacaaatttgaattataaatttaaactaaaccgaatcataaattcaaattatttatttgagttataaatttgagttaaactcaaattaaactaacttattttttatttaaaccgaacttaaattatttttacttttggtTTGACCAACTTAAACTAGACTATTTATCATGTGAACCAAAACCTGAGCCAATTAATGTTTGGAGTTGCCTGATTCGTATCCAACCGTAGGTATGCATGGGTTAATTTAAGTATATTACCTGGAGCAATGTACCCAAAGGAGCCGACCACAGATGACATTGTTTCGGGTTCTCCCTTCTTTACCAGTGTTTTTGCCAGGCCAAAATCAGCTATTTTTGCATTGAACTCCGAATCTAACAGGATATTGCTTGATTTCACATCCCGGTGGACAATGGGTGGAGAACAGTCATGGTGCATGTAGCACAGCCCCTGAGCAGCCCCCACGGCAATCTGCATCCTCTTGGGCCAGTCGAGGACAAAATGATGGACTGAGCCTGAGCCAGAGAGAATTGATGGGGCGCTTCTTTTATGTAGCCACAGATCCAGGCTACGGTTCTCCATATACTCATAAACCAGAACTTCCAAATTCTCATTTGAAATGCAGCAAAGTAATTTTACTATGTTCAAATGCCTAATTCTACTTAATACTTCAACTTCTGCTATGAATTGTTTCTCTTGTTTCTGGTCTAACTTTCTGTTATTCCAAATCCTTTTGGCAGCAACAAAATCACCTGAAGAATTTACAGGAACTCGGTATACTTTTCCAGACCCACCACATCCAATCATGTTAGTTTCTATCAATTTTGTCAGAATTTCATTTTCTGTGAAATTCAACCTTTGGAATGAAGTGATCTCAAGACTTCTATTCAGTCCATGTTTTCTCTTGAGGAAAATTCTGAATATGAAGAATGAACAAAGCAAAGCAAACAAAAAGACAGCAAGGATGGCAATCAATATTGAAGTGagattttgggatgaaatttgCCTTGATTTTCGGGGTACAGAAGAATCAGAACTGCAGATTTTAATGTTTACTAATGAGTTCTTTGCACAGAGACCAGGGTTGTTCAAGAAGCTGCTGTCAAATGCACCATTTGCAAACTCACTTGGGATTTCTCCAGTGAGATGATTGGAAGAGAGGTTGAGAAAGATCAGCTTCAAAAAGCCAAGTTGAGTTGGAATTTGCCCGGAAAACTGGTTTTCTGACAAGTCCAATTCATTAAGGACTGATAGAGAACCAATTTCCTCTGGAATTTCTCCATATAACTGATTTCCTCTTAGGTTTAATGTAGTAAGCTTTTTCCATGAGATCAAATTTGCTGGAAGGGAACCCGAGAGCTGGTTTTGATCAAGTGAAATAATCGTTAAAGAAGTAAGAGCAGTTAGTTCTCCTGGAATTGTACCTGTAAAGAGGTTATTACTGGCCTTAAACACCTGCAGATTCCTCCAAGAACTTACTCCAGCAGGAATTTTACCAGAGAACCTATTGTTGCTGATGTCAAGAGAAGATAGATTCGCAGACATTTTTTCAGGAAGCTCATCTGTAAACATATTATCACTTATCCTCACATATGACAGATTTGATGCCATCCATAGCCCCACAGGAATTTTCCCACTGAAACCGTTGTTGTAAATCATAATAGTTAACAGACTATTGCAATTCCCAATAGATTCTGGCAATTCTCCAGTGAGATTGTTATCAAACGCTATTAATCCTACTAACTTACCAGCAGCACATAAATGTTCAGGCAGCCTCCCCGTAAGTTGATTAGAAGAAACCTGGAAACCTACCAGTGGTGAATATCGACCGAAGTCTGGAGGCAGAGCACCTGATAAATTATTGCTGTACAATCTAAGATCTGTAAGTGCTGGAATCCGACCAATGCTTTCTGGGATCTCGCCAGATAATTGATTGAACATTAAACTCAACTGTGACAACTTCTCAAGCTTGCCAAAACCGTTTGGTATTGGCCCAGTCAATTTGTTGGCTGAGAGATCGATGACAGTTAAGTTTAAAGATTCGATAAACTGAGGAATTTCCCCggataatttgtttttatgaagATATAATTCACTCAAATGTTTCAGCTTGAACAAACTGTTGGGGATTTTTCCAGTTAAACCATTGGTTGATAAATCCAGTACCTCGAGCGCCGTCAGCATACCAATAGATTCAGGAATTTCACCAATCAAATTTGCTTCACGCATCCACAATATCTTCAGGTTTCTCAGTTGTGTGAAATTCAAAGACAACTTTGATGGCATAGCTTTTCTATTAAATGCCAAAAGCAATTCTTCAAGATTCTGCAGATTGCCAATTTCTGGCTGGATAGACCCATTAAACTgattttgatgaagatgaagtaCTCTTAGCTCCTTCAATTGCCCAACACTTGCAGGAATGTCCCCAGAAAAGTTATTGGCCGCAAGGTTGAGAAAACGGAGCTCAGATAAGCGATCAATATCCTGAGGAATTGGACCAACAAAGAGGTTTTGAGAGAGGTCTAGGTGCTTAAGCTTAGAACAGTAGTAAAGAGTTATCGGAAAGTTGCCTGGAATATTGTTGTACTGCAGCTCCAGAAGTGTTAAATTCTTGAGCTCACAAATCAAGGGTGGAATAGTTTCACTGATGCTCATGTTGATGAGTGATAGGCCGGTGATTGAATTGTTAGCGCAGGTGATCTCCTGCCAGTTGCAGTGGGAGGAGTTTGACAGTGTCCAATGCGCAATAGATGGCGAATTTTGCCAGTGTTGCTTCAGTTCCATTAGCACTTGATGTTCTTGATCATACAGCCGGGAATTTGCATGGCCAAAGAAGAGAAGAGTGCACAAAAAGATTGAGATAGAGGTGGTGATTTTCGACATTTCGACAGACTTGGTATAAGTTTTTGTTAGCAGATTGTTAATGGAGATGCGATATCCAGTCTGCTCTGATCAAATATTCGCATTGGAATCAAACTAacccaaaataattataaaaagaaaaaaagttcaGAGACGTATATCATGGAGCAATGAATGCTTTAGACCCAATATTCCAAATTTCTAATATCAACCACTATGAAATTGTGATTCAGTGGCCAAAGtcattatatctttgaatacAAGGTGGAATCAACGCAAAAGTTTGGAAAGACAGCCTTAATGTGAGCCAGGTGAAGTTTCAGGGAAAGAGACTTTACAGTTAAGGGTCGCCTTTGTTGAACGATGACTTAGAAGTTGGATCAAAATGGAAGACTGAAAACGCACTTAGTCAAGCATTTCCACGGGCAGTCAACAGTTTTTAACGTAAAGTAATAGAGTCGTATTCCACAAGGGAGAACAAAAGCTCATAAACGTGGTCTTCCTGGAACTCTCGTGTTTTTCTATACCTTCTTTTACAATTATTGTAGAATGGACAGGAAGACCAAGGATAGCTGAATTAAGCTTAACTTCCTCTCTTGGAATTTTTTTCATGAGAAATTATGTCTCTtcagaacaaaccaattatacCAAACAGATAAAATCCTTAATAACTATtgtattaaataagtaaaaaatttaattttaaatatcgtTAAAAGAGGTTTGAACCCTTACCTTTTTATGTTTGCCATCCCCCATTTTGTTACTTAAACTACTTTTTAGAAGTCAGAATCGAGAGATTTGCATGTTGTTatgttaaagaaaataattatacagCCTAAACAATATACCAGCCAAATATCagactgaattaaaatttttgtagaaTAATTGATCCAGTAGACACGTATTCAGTCATCCACTCCAATAAGCAATAGTACTGTCGTATACAAAGTTGGAATCTCAGAATTTTATCCCAACTGTTGATTTAGCAACATCTTATTGTATGATGGATCAAGTAAATTAACTTGGCaattcaattacaaatgttcatctaaactaaaacataaatacacTGGGGTAACATCAATTTCTCAAAGATTAATACACACCGAATGCAGAGTAAGTTTCGTTTTGAGCTAGGGTGagccaaaccaaaccaaagCAATTTGCCAACCACTTAGAAACTTCGAGGCTCGGGAAACAAACGTTACTCCTGTGAACCACATCACAGGTGACAGGATCCTTTGTATCTTTCTAGGTGGCTACTGACATCTCAGGTGATGTTCTGGGTTCTTGGTGAAACATATCTGCAAATCCTCAGCAACCATTTTGTAGCTGTAGTTGACCAACCTCCTAAACTTTGTTATTATCTTAagaatttttaactattttttgcATAATTAATTCGAAAACTCCATGTACACAGAGTTTATCTATTGTACACTTTCAAAAGCTAATACTCATCCAAAATGACAGAAACCAGTTCATACATAACCATATTGCTAACTGGCTTTAGAACATATCTATAATCAATCATCAAAGATGTTAAATCTTAAACATAGCAACCATGATTAATGATAATGACAGTATTTTTATTAGGACAACCACAGGGAAAGTTCAATCTGGCACATTTGGGTCCACTCTGAAGATCCAAATCCAAGGGATATGAGGCTCCGATCTTCAACATTCCATCTTTATCCTGTCAAACTAGAACCACGTTCATGTCTCCCCATCATCTATAATTGTATCAAATACTAAGAACTATACAAACAACATAAACTAGCCGGCATTTCTATGCTTTCAATGGACAAACTTGTTACTTGATAACAGCTGTCAAGAACCTCAGACTATTCTTCCATAAAACAAAAGCTGAgtgatagttaaaaaaaaatatgaaatgaaactGGGATGAAAATCACCAAGTTATATGCACTAAAAATACTAGAGCAAAGGACCAGGTCACCCTTTCAGCCATATCATATAGGGTTTTCCAGCACTGAATTGTAAAGATATGGATCAAGCAATGTTTAATGCTTTGCTTAAAGTAAGCCAATGATACTCACTGGTATAATACTGAAAAGTATCCTGCCTGTGTTTGATGCCACCTAATAAACATCCTTAAATATGACATTTTCAAGAACCAATTCAGTTCCCTAGCATACAGGCAATCTAAAGGCCACTCATATGGTAACAGAAAgacatcaaaaataaaaaatgaatcacATAAAATAGTGTCACCAATCTTCAATCTCAGTTATCAGTCACAGAAAGTGCAAGAGTTACTATTGCCAAGAAAAACTTGAAACCAAGACAAATAACAGAATCTCCAGGTATATTAATGTGATGATTTGCTTCAACCAGGAAATAATTCATCAACCAACATGATACACACAGGCCCGATACACTGAGGATCCTACATATCTTTCACATATACCATACTATATTTCCATCCATGCGTACCGATTTCTTCAACATCCCTAAATccacaaagataaaatcatatttcaaCAGTAACAAAACCAACAGGAAGTTCACACAAATACCAGTAAAAAGTTGATACTTTTAATGAAAATACAAGCTTATCCAATATAAAACATTTACCAATTTAAGCATTCTGCTCGGAAGAAGCTACAGATTGAAGAAGAGAGACGTTATTAAGCCTTTCAAGAGACAAAATCAATGCCTGCGTACCCAAATTGCCTTCTCCATGAGCCTTGAGCGATAAATAAAGCTGCTGCGCCAGAGCCAAGCCAGGCAAAGCCAGCCCCATGTTTTGACACTCTTTTAAACAAATCCCTAAATCTTTCACAAAATGGTTCACATAAAAACCCGGCTCGAAATCTCTCTTTAATATTCTACTACCGTACAAGTCCAACGACTTGGACCCGGCGGCTCCTGTGGATATCGCGTTTAAGAACAATTCCACATCTAGCCCTGCTTTGTGAGCATAAATCATTCCCTCTACTAATCCCACCATCGTAGAAGCAATCGTAATTTGATTAGCTAGCTTCGCGAATTGGCCTTTCCCACTGCAACCCATGTAATTAACTTTTCCCAAGAGGGCAAAAAGGGGATTCAATTTGTTTATAACAGATTCGTCCCCTCCCGCGAATATCGCAAGCGTTCCGTTTTTGGCTCCGCGGTCTCCACCAGAGACAGGAGCGTCGATTGCGGAGCAGTTTTTGGAGGAGGCCGCGGCGAATATCTCGCTGGCAAGGGAAGGTTCAGATGTAGTCATATCCACGATGATTCCTCCAGGACGGAGGCCGGACAGGACGCCGGAGGCGGAGTGAAGAACAACGTGGCGAACGTCAGAAGGATAACCGACGATGGAGAAAACGACATCGGACTCGGAAGCTACAGCATGGGGAGAATCAGCAAGGTTAGCACCCATGTCGAGGAGTGGTTGAGCTTTGGCGATGGTGCGATTGAATATGGTGACTTTGAAGCCGGCTTTGAGTAAGTGACCGCACATGAAACGACCCATAACGCCTGTGCCGATCCATCCCACGCGAGTGTTGGATGGACTCATGAGCTCCGTGATCGGTGCGGTGGCCATTGATCGGCGGAGGGTGCTTAGGTATGAGGTCAAGGCTGAGAAAATGCGAGCGTAGGGAGAGTAAGAGTGTAGGGGTGGCAGTAGCATGGTTATCAATGTCACCCAGATTGGGTGGAACTTGTAATTTTACCACACTTATGGGGCCTTCTAGGCCCACAAATTATTTGGACACGCACCAAGCGCGAGCCACAAGACAAGAGTGGCGACTATGTAGTTAGCATGCGTATCGTCAACGAGTAAGAGCGAAGATCCGTGAAGAGAAATATCGAGTTCgcataaaataaaacagaaCCATCAAACGTAAGTAAAAACGTAGGGCACAGTCAGAATTCATACTAGATTAAAACAtaataacttgtttttttttgttagtcCAATAAATAAGGTTATGACTAAGAATAATATAACTACTCGTGATAGATCATTGAGTTAAAAGATTGATAATATAATCTGTATCAGAATAAGTTGATAGATGAAGGATGAAGTCATACTAAAATGtgatatcattataaaataagatattCTTAATGTATCGAAAAATGTATTTTACTATACATATGTCTCAATAGGTAGGAACAGATAGTTGTTTCGCTTAATAACCTGATTAACATCAAATACAATATGAAACTGAATAATGATAAGATATTAATGAACATCAATAATGTTGTGATAGAGTGTAACACCAAGAAAAAAGACATTATCAATCGATTCTGATATTTTAGAGTAGACAAAAGACATGGTATAAAGAACACATGAGTTAAACTAAAAGTATTACAACAAATCAATCATGTAGTAACATTGAGAATGATTCAAAATAATAAGGTGTTAAACAATCTTCAAATCAAGAAAGAAGTTGAATGAACCAAAATCTTAACATGCTAAGAGAAAACACAAGATAGATTTctaccaataattttttattatttttaattaaaattaatataaattaaatatataataattattttaaaacaattatgatggtaaagttttatttagtttgagaatttttttaatttttttaattattttatataaaagtttaacaaataaatgaaaatataattatttttgaatttagaagATAAAAATCAATCGTttcattaaactttgggtgttccataatcatttggccttaaaaaaaaagtttaaaagatttttttcacACAATCCCTTattttaataaacataaaat is part of the Mangifera indica cultivar Alphonso chromosome 13, CATAS_Mindica_2.1, whole genome shotgun sequence genome and harbors:
- the LOC123193957 gene encoding receptor-like protein kinase 5, whose protein sequence is MCCCGKIPVGLWMASNLSYVRISDNMFTDELPEKMSANLSSLDISNNRFSGKIPAGVSSWRNLQVFKASNNLFTGTIPGELTALTSLTIISLDQNQLSGSLPANLISWKKLTTLNLRGNQLYGEIPEEIGSLSVLNELDLSENQFSGQIPTQLGFLKLIFLNLSSNHLTGEIPSEFANGAFDSSFLNNPGLCAKNSLVNIKICSSDSSVPRKSRQISSQNLTSILIAILAVFLFALLCSFFIFRIFLKRKHGLNRSLEITSFQRLNFTENEILTKLIETNMIGCGGSGKVYRVPVNSSGDFVAAKRIWNNRKLDQKQEKQFIAEVEVLSRIRHLNIVKLLCCISNENLEVLVYEYMENRSLDLWLHKRSAPSILSGSGSVHHFVLDWPKRMQIAVGAAQGLCYMHHDCSPPIVHRDVKSSNILLDSEFNAKIADFGLAKTLVKKGEPETMSSVVGSFGYIAPEYAHTTKVNEKTDIYSFGVVLLELTTGRQANYGDEDTCLAKWAWRFLQDENQIVDALDAEIKEACYLDEMSRVFKLGILCTNRLPAKRPNMKSVLQVLVNPLVISQEKSAACKFDAIPLLANSGQNR
- the LOC123193960 gene encoding probable 3-hydroxyisobutyrate dehydrogenase-like 1, mitochondrial, which encodes MLLPPLHSYSPYARIFSALTSYLSTLRRSMATAPITELMSPSNTRVGWIGTGVMGRFMCGHLLKAGFKVTIFNRTIAKAQPLLDMGANLADSPHAVASESDVVFSIVGYPSDVRHVVLHSASGVLSGLRPGGIIVDMTTSEPSLASEIFAAASSKNCSAIDAPVSGGDRGAKNGTLAIFAGGDESVINKLNPLFALLGKVNYMGCSGKGQFAKLANQITIASTMVGLVEGMIYAHKAGLDVELFLNAISTGAAGSKSLDLYGSRILKRDFEPGFYVNHFVKDLGICLKECQNMGLALPGLALAQQLYLSLKAHGEGNLGTQALILSLERLNNVSLLQSVASSEQNA
- the LOC123194184 gene encoding receptor-like protein 52, producing the protein MSKITTSISIFLCTLLFFGHANSRLYDQEHQVLMELKQHWQNSPSIAHWTLSNSSHCNWQEITCANNSITGLSLINMSISETIPPLICELKNLTLLELQYNNIPGNFPITLYYCSKLKHLDLSQNLFVGPIPQDIDRLSELRFLNLAANNFSGDIPASVGQLKELRVLHLHQNQFNGSIQPEIGNLQNLEELLLAFNRKAMPSKLSLNFTQLRNLKILWMREANLIGEIPESIGMLTALEVLDLSTNGLTGKIPNSLFKLKHLSELYLHKNKLSGEIPQFIESLNLTVIDLSANKLTGPIPNGFGKLEKLSQLSLMFNQLSGEIPESIGRIPALTDLRLYSNNLSGFF